The following are from one region of the Pseudodesulfovibrio piezophilus C1TLV30 genome:
- a CDS encoding proton-conducting transporter transmembrane domain-containing protein, with the protein MQFVFQVTPLCGAILLLFGEVLALRSSGNLKRLLVLSTCAECGYLLIGFGIGSPLAATGAVLHLVYQVVIRSLAFLAAYRLASCAGSWEIKDLRGIHRAMPYTATLFGFAMFSFMGLSPFKGAISKFVVMYAAIDSGRYIIAASATIGTIIAAIYILRAIQAICFEKGDKDTVSVTESMSVSGILCFGLATLTAALTIFPEPLIHACEQMAMALTPQNAHEHLPNFERPWPLAVLVPYISAFAVYCVGRTSAKLRNAAALLLALATVIVTWQMQGLDALSNLTALLFATLCSVVVLYSIGYIKETTHTNRYFFFLFLMFGSLIGVTTATDMGTFYLFWELMTWTSYLLVIHKQTQGALKAGYKYFIMCASGASIMHYGILLWHSSSHTFDIAALGSATAHMPPATLAIIAMLFFIGLGVKAGLFPMHSWLPDAHPVAPSSISAPMSGILTKAGLFGLIKFLPLFAAGAIPFWTPALSSLLPNTIMAAGGCTLLLGEIMALRQTDIKRMLAYSTLAQVGEIAIILGINTWITTTGALGHVVNHAIMKNLLFLAAGAFILRAGSQQIEKLSGLGRKMPVTGVCFVIGTLAIMGLPPFNGFVSKFLMLHAAIQAGFYPVAGLLLLGSLIGAVYYSRLLKVLFFQPCEKDTVLEVPLSMRLGMMLLAAACVLFGIEPNLWLDKVILAANAAWGVTNHPALPDLSLHWPIATLIPLAGAAATFVLNNNKLQALVAALSSALAGGVLLIMSPAPAPYALGFALLVTFSATLSFIYSAGYMDHSHTQWRFYTTCLLMVSGLTGLSLSTSLFNFFAFWEIMSSWPLFFAIIHEESSEALKEGTKYFLFNLAGASMIFIGILLLGNLAGTYDMQTIAGLLPTLETRAWLAPMIFIGAGLFMKAAMLPLRIDWQMHPATAPTPISGYISAVLLKSAPLGILILCFVLGADIRSTSAMTGLMHCGTWIAAVTLFYAAFKAVTQSGIKGVLIYSTVSQMAYILLGICLGTSLGVAGGMMHLVNHMVFKNLAFLCAGALMYRTHAHSLEELGGIGKRMPLTTMAFGIATLSAAGIPPFSGFTSKWILYHALLQENQIVLVLLALSGSVLTLAYFAKFLHAAFFGQLAPHNENVTEVSPAMRIPMVILSVLSLVMGVFPGLVLKPIALIEASLGIPPVTVVLGGITDGPGAWNAPLIAFMLLIAAALIRLILSAMSGKVRQTPIHLCGIADLPTASTNVTAPNVYEAPLQFVTRLQGLIRAPFIKENI; encoded by the coding sequence ATGCAGTTCGTTTTCCAGGTCACTCCTTTATGCGGAGCCATCCTGCTTCTCTTCGGTGAAGTACTGGCACTCAGGTCATCAGGTAATCTCAAACGGCTTCTCGTTCTTTCTACATGTGCCGAATGTGGATACCTGCTTATCGGTTTCGGGATCGGCTCTCCCTTGGCCGCCACAGGCGCCGTTCTTCACCTCGTCTACCAAGTTGTCATCCGCAGCCTGGCCTTCCTCGCAGCCTACCGACTCGCCTCCTGCGCCGGATCATGGGAGATAAAAGATCTTCGCGGCATTCATCGCGCAATGCCCTACACTGCGACACTCTTCGGGTTTGCCATGTTTTCCTTTATGGGACTTTCCCCATTCAAGGGAGCAATCAGCAAATTTGTGGTCATGTACGCGGCTATCGACAGCGGGCGGTACATCATCGCTGCCAGTGCCACCATCGGGACCATCATCGCCGCCATCTACATACTGCGCGCAATCCAGGCGATCTGTTTTGAAAAGGGAGACAAAGACACGGTCTCTGTTACCGAGAGTATGTCGGTTTCCGGCATCCTTTGCTTCGGCCTGGCGACCCTGACAGCGGCATTGACCATTTTCCCTGAACCACTGATCCACGCATGTGAGCAGATGGCCATGGCGTTGACGCCCCAGAACGCGCATGAGCATCTCCCCAATTTCGAACGTCCCTGGCCCCTGGCCGTCCTGGTTCCATATATCAGCGCATTTGCTGTCTACTGTGTGGGGCGAACCTCTGCCAAACTTCGTAATGCGGCAGCTTTGCTCCTCGCCCTCGCTACCGTCATAGTCACCTGGCAAATGCAGGGACTGGATGCGCTCTCCAATCTGACAGCCCTGCTTTTCGCCACTCTTTGCAGTGTCGTGGTCCTCTATTCCATTGGCTACATCAAGGAAACAACCCATACCAACCGCTATTTTTTTTTCCTGTTCCTGATGTTTGGTTCGCTCATCGGAGTCACCACCGCCACAGACATGGGGACGTTCTACCTGTTCTGGGAACTTATGACATGGACGTCCTACCTGCTGGTTATTCACAAACAAACACAGGGGGCGCTCAAGGCCGGATACAAATACTTTATTATGTGCGCTTCCGGGGCCAGCATCATGCATTACGGCATCCTGCTCTGGCACTCCTCTTCTCACACTTTTGACATCGCGGCTCTTGGCTCGGCAACAGCACACATGCCGCCAGCGACACTGGCAATCATTGCCATGCTCTTTTTCATCGGTCTCGGCGTCAAAGCTGGACTTTTCCCCATGCACTCATGGCTCCCGGACGCACACCCCGTGGCTCCATCTTCCATTTCCGCACCTATGTCGGGAATCCTGACCAAGGCCGGACTTTTCGGCCTCATCAAATTCCTTCCACTGTTCGCAGCCGGGGCCATTCCCTTCTGGACCCCAGCCTTGTCCTCCCTGTTACCCAATACGATTATGGCTGCCGGGGGGTGTACACTCCTGCTTGGTGAAATCATGGCACTGCGCCAGACTGACATCAAACGGATGCTCGCATACTCCACCTTGGCCCAAGTGGGTGAGATAGCCATCATCCTCGGCATCAACACATGGATAACCACGACCGGCGCCCTCGGTCACGTCGTCAACCACGCCATCATGAAGAACCTGCTCTTCCTCGCTGCCGGAGCTTTTATCCTCCGCGCCGGAAGCCAGCAGATTGAAAAACTTTCCGGCTTGGGCAGAAAAATGCCTGTCACTGGCGTCTGTTTCGTCATCGGAACTCTTGCCATCATGGGCCTGCCGCCTTTTAACGGATTCGTCAGCAAATTTCTCATGCTCCACGCCGCCATTCAGGCTGGATTTTATCCCGTGGCCGGACTGCTTCTTCTGGGAAGCCTGATTGGGGCTGTCTATTATTCACGACTGCTCAAAGTCCTCTTTTTCCAACCCTGTGAAAAAGATACTGTTCTAGAGGTTCCTCTCTCCATGCGACTCGGCATGATGCTTCTTGCCGCCGCATGTGTCCTCTTCGGCATTGAGCCGAATCTCTGGTTGGACAAGGTCATCCTCGCAGCTAACGCCGCATGGGGAGTCACAAATCATCCGGCTCTCCCCGACCTCTCACTGCATTGGCCCATAGCAACGCTCATTCCCCTTGCCGGAGCTGCGGCGACCTTTGTACTCAACAACAACAAACTTCAAGCACTGGTGGCAGCTCTCTCTTCGGCCCTGGCAGGAGGAGTCTTGCTGATCATGTCTCCGGCTCCAGCCCCCTATGCTCTAGGATTTGCGCTCCTGGTGACATTTTCGGCAACCCTCAGTTTCATCTACTCCGCCGGATACATGGATCATAGCCATACCCAATGGCGTTTTTACACAACCTGCCTGCTCATGGTCAGCGGACTGACGGGGCTGTCTCTCTCCACGAGTCTGTTCAACTTTTTCGCTTTCTGGGAAATCATGAGCAGTTGGCCTCTTTTCTTCGCGATCATCCATGAAGAAAGCTCCGAGGCACTCAAAGAAGGAACAAAATACTTTCTCTTCAACCTGGCCGGTGCATCCATGATATTCATCGGCATACTCCTCCTCGGCAACCTTGCCGGGACCTATGATATGCAGACCATAGCCGGCTTACTTCCCACTCTTGAAACACGGGCTTGGTTGGCCCCAATGATCTTCATCGGCGCAGGACTTTTCATGAAGGCGGCAATGCTGCCGCTTCGCATAGACTGGCAGATGCACCCGGCCACGGCTCCCACCCCTATCAGCGGCTATATCTCGGCAGTTCTGCTCAAAAGCGCTCCTCTTGGCATTCTGATTCTGTGTTTCGTGCTGGGGGCTGACATCCGATCGACCTCGGCCATGACCGGACTGATGCACTGTGGGACATGGATTGCCGCCGTAACTCTCTTCTATGCCGCATTCAAAGCCGTCACCCAATCGGGCATCAAGGGAGTACTGATATACTCCACAGTAAGCCAGATGGCATATATACTCCTTGGAATCTGCCTCGGTACCTCACTGGGAGTCGCTGGCGGCATGATGCATCTTGTCAACCATATGGTCTTCAAGAACCTCGCTTTCTTATGCGCCGGGGCACTCATGTATCGTACCCATGCCCACTCTCTGGAAGAACTAGGCGGCATTGGAAAGCGCATGCCGTTGACGACCATGGCTTTCGGCATAGCCACTTTATCCGCAGCAGGGATTCCCCCATTCAGCGGTTTTACCTCCAAATGGATTCTCTACCATGCACTCTTGCAGGAAAACCAGATCGTACTGGTACTTCTCGCTCTTTCAGGAAGTGTGCTGACACTGGCGTATTTCGCCAAATTCCTCCATGCCGCATTCTTCGGGCAACTTGCACCGCACAATGAAAATGTCACGGAGGTCAGCCCTGCCATGCGAATACCGATGGTGATCTTGTCAGTTCTCAGCCTTGTCATGGGCGTCTTCCCCGGACTGGTCCTCAAACCCATAGCCCTCATCGAGGCTTCTTTGGGAATCCCCCCGGTAACAGTTGTTCTCGGTGGAATCACTGATGGGCCCGGCGCATGGAATGCCCCTCTCATAGCATTCATGCTGCTCATTGCCGCCGCACTGATACGACTCATTCTGAGCGCCATGTCCGGCAAGGTTCGGCAAACGCCCATCCACCTGTGCGGTATTGCCGATCTCCCGACAGCCTCGACCAATGTCACAGCCCCGAATGTCTACGAAGCGCCCCTGCAATTCGTCACACGTCTTCAAGGACTGATTCGAGCGCCCTTCATCAAGGAGAATATATAA
- a CDS encoding Crp/Fnr family transcriptional regulator, with product MQSKMKLTSLDLIEVLEAPGHEDILKAFNTRKFRKGELLSTPDDDINHVFIVKEGRARVFLTSPSREFMLTILSPGDIYSTHTRATCEALEDGVMFVCPVKMFREIAVRHSEFTMTMVKVLGELLSSSFSIIDGFAFRDTELRLTLFLYEEALTSGRAQDGGTLLNTTMTVEQIAQIVGASRQMVSTLLNDMYKSGLLEKQGRGTFFIPDMDRLYKATQLPL from the coding sequence GTGCAATCCAAAATGAAGTTGACCAGTCTTGACCTGATTGAAGTCCTGGAAGCTCCGGGACATGAAGATATCCTGAAGGCGTTCAACACCCGAAAATTTCGCAAGGGAGAACTCCTGAGCACCCCGGATGATGACATCAACCATGTCTTCATAGTGAAAGAGGGCAGAGCCAGGGTTTTCCTGACATCCCCTTCACGCGAATTCATGCTGACTATCCTCAGCCCCGGCGATATCTACAGTACCCACACCCGAGCCACATGCGAAGCTCTTGAAGACGGAGTCATGTTCGTCTGTCCTGTTAAAATGTTTCGCGAGATTGCTGTCAGACACAGTGAATTCACCATGACCATGGTCAAGGTGCTCGGAGAGCTTTTGTCGAGTTCTTTCTCGATCATTGACGGATTCGCCTTTCGCGATACTGAACTCAGACTGACATTGTTCCTCTATGAAGAAGCTCTCACCTCCGGCAGGGCACAAGATGGCGGCACACTCCTGAATACCACCATGACCGTGGAACAGATCGCACAAATCGTCGGAGCATCCCGACAGATGGTTTCCACCCTGCTCAACGACATGTACAAATCCGGTCTCCTGGAAAAACAGGGCCGGGGCACATTCTTCATTCCCGATATGGACAGACTCTACAAGGCCACCCAACTCCCTTTGTGA
- a CDS encoding methyl-accepting chemotaxis protein has protein sequence MSIKYKILLPILPMVLLVGGIGYFLLTGQFGDLRASFAQMLVGGVAQTVELNTEEASVRALEEAALFSRMPSVIQAFKLAHEGNINAESDLTVQQARDNLRHTLAPVLSGYDKTLGEKLRLHFHLPNGRSLVRMWRDKQAKRNGKWVDISDDISSFRQTVIDVNRDGKPRRGIEPGRGGFAIRGLAPVIDATGHQLGSVEVLKSYEDVFKSLQKDENQFFSLYMDASLLSTTTKLQNPKQYPVIENAFVRVAGKENLTVSNAITLGNLRRGVKERFVTVSGDYALAYLPVSDYQGHPIGVIALAQDISLQNSILDGATMLVLGIFLFSVLIPILSVLGVLPFAVFKPLNRICLFAEDVAKGNLTRDMESHSQDELGCIRQSVSQIPARLSDLISDCEAISAKVRKGNLTARGDESKYEGAYAQLIRSMNTLAETFTATFDTFPFPIFTIDTQYNLLYANRTTSQYAGTDTVLVGHKCHEVFNTDICRTTNCICSKAMHEVQSESSAMRANLQTGTKDIKGYAIPLQGDKGEIAGALEVVVDETEILESQRTMLHVAGEARRLSQRMASASGQLSVRVEESRQGADEQNARATETATAMEEMNITVLEVARNASQAAHNAELARSQAHEGHSIVDKVVSSVNEVRLLASGLKTNMSDLGLQAEGIGRIITVITDIADQTNLLALNAAIEAARAGDAGRGFAVVADEVRKLAEKTMVATTEVGNAIKAIQAVTQQNIAETDKAATVVETCSSLAETAGQSLAEIVTLSQNSSEQVQEIAMAAKEQSSTSEQITQATEDMHQISQNTSEAMTQSAQACTELSRVAMELNELIASLNPETENEEPSFAGVSKTPTVIE, from the coding sequence ATGAGTATCAAATATAAAATTCTGCTGCCTATTCTCCCCATGGTCCTTCTTGTGGGCGGGATCGGCTATTTTCTTCTCACCGGTCAATTCGGGGATCTGCGCGCTTCCTTTGCCCAGATGCTGGTCGGCGGAGTGGCCCAGACAGTGGAATTGAATACCGAAGAAGCCTCTGTCAGGGCGCTGGAAGAAGCCGCCTTATTCAGCCGAATGCCCTCGGTTATCCAAGCATTCAAGCTGGCCCATGAAGGAAATATTAACGCAGAAAGCGACCTGACAGTGCAACAGGCTCGTGACAATCTAAGGCACACTCTCGCCCCGGTTCTCTCGGGATACGACAAGACCCTCGGCGAAAAACTTCGCCTGCATTTCCATCTCCCCAACGGAAGAAGCCTGGTCCGCATGTGGCGTGACAAACAAGCCAAGCGAAACGGAAAGTGGGTTGATATCTCAGACGATATCTCCAGTTTCAGACAGACGGTCATTGACGTGAACAGAGATGGTAAACCTCGGCGCGGAATAGAGCCTGGCCGAGGAGGTTTCGCCATTCGTGGTTTGGCACCGGTTATTGACGCCACCGGGCACCAGCTCGGGTCCGTTGAAGTCTTGAAAAGCTATGAGGATGTCTTCAAATCGTTGCAAAAGGACGAAAACCAATTCTTTTCGCTCTATATGGACGCATCGCTTCTCTCAACCACAACAAAATTGCAGAACCCGAAACAATACCCCGTCATTGAAAACGCTTTTGTTCGTGTGGCTGGTAAAGAAAATTTGACAGTGAGCAACGCCATTACACTGGGAAATTTGCGCCGGGGGGTCAAAGAGCGATTTGTCACTGTTTCAGGCGATTACGCCCTAGCGTATCTTCCGGTGAGCGACTATCAAGGGCATCCCATAGGGGTCATCGCCCTGGCACAGGACATTTCTCTCCAAAACAGTATTCTCGACGGCGCAACCATGCTTGTGCTCGGCATCTTCCTGTTCTCTGTACTCATTCCCATTCTCTCTGTCCTCGGAGTTCTTCCCTTTGCCGTTTTCAAGCCGTTAAACCGAATCTGCCTCTTTGCGGAAGACGTCGCCAAAGGTAACCTGACACGAGACATGGAATCACATTCACAAGATGAACTTGGGTGTATCCGACAATCCGTGAGCCAGATCCCGGCCCGGCTTTCTGACCTCATCTCGGATTGCGAAGCCATTTCCGCCAAGGTTCGCAAGGGAAATCTGACAGCTCGAGGCGACGAGTCGAAATATGAAGGAGCTTATGCCCAACTGATTCGTAGTATGAATACCCTGGCAGAGACATTCACTGCCACTTTCGATACATTCCCATTCCCCATTTTCACTATCGATACCCAGTACAATCTCCTCTATGCCAATCGCACAACCAGCCAATATGCCGGAACCGACACCGTGTTGGTCGGTCACAAATGCCACGAAGTTTTCAATACCGACATCTGCCGAACGACCAACTGTATCTGCTCCAAAGCGATGCATGAAGTCCAGAGTGAAAGCAGTGCCATGCGTGCTAATCTGCAAACAGGCACCAAGGATATCAAGGGATATGCCATTCCCCTGCAAGGCGATAAAGGAGAAATAGCCGGGGCCCTTGAAGTCGTTGTCGATGAAACCGAAATCCTTGAATCCCAACGCACCATGCTTCATGTGGCAGGCGAGGCCAGACGTCTTTCCCAACGAATGGCCTCGGCATCGGGCCAACTTTCCGTACGAGTGGAGGAGTCACGACAGGGAGCCGATGAACAAAATGCACGGGCAACCGAGACTGCGACAGCCATGGAAGAGATGAATATCACGGTCCTGGAAGTCGCCCGAAATGCAAGCCAGGCTGCCCACAACGCCGAATTGGCGAGGAGTCAGGCCCATGAAGGGCACAGCATCGTTGACAAGGTTGTTTCGTCCGTCAACGAAGTGCGTCTCCTTGCCTCGGGCCTCAAGACAAACATGAGCGACCTCGGACTCCAAGCCGAGGGAATAGGTCGAATCATCACTGTCATCACGGACATCGCGGACCAGACAAACCTGCTTGCCCTGAATGCTGCCATTGAAGCGGCTCGGGCGGGTGATGCCGGTCGAGGTTTTGCGGTCGTCGCCGATGAAGTCCGCAAACTGGCTGAAAAGACCATGGTCGCCACGACGGAAGTCGGCAACGCCATCAAGGCAATTCAAGCCGTAACCCAACAAAATATAGCTGAAACAGATAAAGCGGCTACCGTTGTTGAAACGTGTTCCTCACTGGCGGAGACAGCTGGACAATCACTGGCTGAAATAGTCACGCTTTCACAGAATTCCTCGGAACAGGTTCAGGAAATAGCCATGGCAGCCAAGGAGCAATCCTCCACCTCGGAGCAGATCACGCAAGCCACGGAAGACATGCATCAGATTTCCCAAAACACGAGTGAAGCCATGACACAATCCGCCCAGGCATGTACCGAGCTCTCCAGGGTTGCGATGGAATTGAATGAACTCATAGCAAGCCTTAATCCAGAGACTGAAAATGAGGAGCCGTCATTCGCTGGAGTCAGCAAGACGCCCACTGTCATTGAGTAG